Proteins encoded by one window of Thermobaculum terrenum ATCC BAA-798:
- a CDS encoding NUDIX hydrolase, protein MYCLQCGHELTKRNLEDRIRRVCPSCGWVLWDDPKVVVAALIHSNFNILLCKRTYDPGKGKWSFPAGYVDRGEKLEDALEREVYEETGLRISNPKLIELWSEKGNPVILAVYEVQNVQGKILPNQDEIAAIEWFDARALPDMAFEHDKLIINNWLTKLVKGHE, encoded by the coding sequence ATGTACTGCCTCCAGTGTGGTCACGAGCTTACAAAACGTAATTTGGAAGATAGGATAAGGCGCGTTTGCCCTTCATGTGGATGGGTATTGTGGGACGACCCCAAAGTAGTAGTCGCTGCCCTAATACACTCTAACTTCAACATTTTGCTATGTAAGAGGACCTATGATCCGGGCAAAGGCAAGTGGAGCTTTCCTGCGGGCTACGTCGACCGAGGTGAAAAGCTAGAAGATGCACTGGAAAGGGAAGTTTACGAAGAAACAGGGTTAAGAATATCTAATCCAAAACTGATTGAACTTTGGTCGGAAAAGGGTAATCCGGTAATCCTGGCTGTATACGAAGTCCAAAATGTACAAGGCAAGATTTTACCTAACCAAGACGAAATTGCAGCTATCGAATGGTTTGATGCTAGGGCCCTCCCTGATATGGCCTTTGAACACGATAAGCTTATAATAAATAACTGGCTTACGAAACTAGTAAAAGGACATGAATAG
- a CDS encoding molybdopterin-binding protein: protein MRAIELSASQVTNYQGSIICHNIFDPANPKKILIRKGHIIDGSEKQIMSHLGDLKIHLIILEEGDIDESTAAERIARAAAGTGLQLGPISEGSLRIEATVRGILRVDIDRLRRVNETDGVLLWTLHDRTPVEIGQHVASAKIAPLAISEASIQEAESQMYDGVIHVAPYQSKQIGVIVQESMGLKAREKFEMVLKNKIAWFGSLEPILVYSASERIKEDLEHIIASRCDLVLIGGTSSLDPLDPAIRAIEYLGGEIIRRGVPAHPGSTYWLGSLADTPIIGVASCGMFSQRTALDLIMTMFFAGEQLDNALIANLGHGGLITREVTHMFPKYTEYRDIQAEN from the coding sequence ATGCGGGCCATAGAGTTATCAGCTAGCCAAGTAACCAACTATCAGGGAAGCATTATATGTCATAACATCTTTGACCCTGCTAATCCTAAAAAGATCCTAATAAGAAAAGGTCACATAATAGATGGCTCTGAGAAACAGATAATGAGCCATCTAGGGGATCTCAAGATACACCTCATCATACTAGAGGAAGGTGACATAGACGAATCTACAGCTGCTGAGAGGATTGCAAGAGCAGCAGCAGGGACAGGACTACAGCTAGGCCCCATCAGTGAAGGTAGTCTACGCATTGAAGCAACAGTTCGTGGGATACTTAGAGTTGATATAGACCGTCTGCGAAGAGTCAACGAAACAGATGGTGTACTGTTATGGACCTTGCATGATAGAACACCCGTAGAGATTGGTCAGCACGTAGCATCTGCCAAGATAGCACCTCTAGCTATATCTGAGGCAAGTATCCAGGAAGCTGAATCTCAGATGTACGATGGAGTAATTCATGTTGCTCCCTATCAGAGCAAACAGATAGGAGTAATCGTACAAGAATCCATGGGCTTGAAAGCTAGAGAGAAGTTTGAAATGGTACTCAAAAACAAAATAGCCTGGTTTGGATCTCTAGAGCCCATTCTAGTCTATTCTGCTAGCGAGAGAATAAAAGAGGATCTAGAGCATATAATAGCGTCCAGGTGTGATTTGGTTTTGATTGGTGGCACAAGCTCTTTAGATCCATTAGACCCCGCTATAAGAGCTATTGAGTATCTCGGAGGGGAAATAATCAGAAGAGGGGTACCTGCACACCCTGGGAGCACCTACTGGTTGGGGTCCTTAGCAGATACCCCTATCATTGGTGTAGCTTCGTGTGGTATGTTTTCACAACGAACAGCCTTAGATCTTATAATGACTATGTTCTTTGCTGGAGAGCAACTGGATAACGCTCTAATCGCGAACTTAGGACACGGAGGGCTTATAACCCGGGAAGTAACCCATATGTTCCCCAAGTATACAGAGTATAGGGATATTCAGGCGGAAAATTGA
- the smc gene encoding chromosome segregation protein SMC, which produces MKINSLKIQGFKSFSNHTLLEFDHGITAIVGPNGSGKSNILEAIRWVLGEQSYSLLRSKKSEDVIWAGSPGKPRAGMAEVEISIDNHDKSIPLPYEEISITRRAYRSGENEYLINGRKARLRDVQEIGAIIGESFTFINQGSVDEVLLISPEHRTVLLEQAADITHHFKRRDETLKRLAEVEDNLRRVEDLLNDSRPRLKSLIKQVNNLRSKEVEEEKLRQLLEAYYSRQIQDLESQIESARHRKVHLQNRRDQILDRLPTLESQKRLIEQDIEKRKNHIEWVNASLRENKALMASLQRQIADLQKDLTENETQARITESEIEHLKAQKLQVLTEIHKLEAEIELLCKQKRQVETELLTLEQGSRNSIGKKQQIESSIAGFEQELSELQREIASKKRLVEILTEEISNLENEIEIHTSERLSIQARSEEIQTKRKHLIDRIQGTERERLRLLEKIKDVKQKIGTTKREHQELQQRYSNLSLQLREVQSREKILDDISKSAADMQPGVREIMRASASGVLGGILGPVGNLISVPAELETAIEAAIGTGLQNVITLTWQDAEKAIEWLKMKKIGRVTFLPIDTVTPLKASHIPNIDGVVGIASELVSYPEQIDRAISYMLGRILVVRDLGIARQVLPSSRGISSIVTLEGEVVRQGGAVTGGNLSKAQGGILAKRRELKESRERAREIGQKLEEVKDQAHKLDNILQTLRQEEDSLTKDLSQLEQSLLREKGSEKSLEDQCKLLKERLDWVEQQIERLQRRLNEANNKLPREKEQLHKLTEREKDIKARINQEREALGEYESSISEMEANLLRLSSSLETLDRELVKTTHNLHENKARITKIDSEVASRQSELDDIHRRIECLSPQVSHLTKQLDVVSKEISSLQEKIDEDSNQIESLRESLITITNQIASSNNELSSLNDSLQDACTLLEHLERQKSDLIHACQRETGKAPSTDIQISDDLGDLIKKIEQSRQKIARIGPVNPLAIEEYNQVRDRVDFLESQLRDISKAKHNLEDLINRLEHEMQQAFQETFQEVSQTFAEYFDRLFGGGKAGLKLAKDDKDKLGVEIEVQLPGKRVSTLSALSGGERALCSCALLLALIKDSKAPFCVMDEVDAALDERNVTRFCDLLEELASDTQFIVITHNRFTVERASRIFGVTQDKQGVSTVLSVRMEDYLAADKAS; this is translated from the coding sequence TTGAAGATCAATTCCCTGAAAATACAAGGATTCAAGAGCTTTAGTAATCACACATTACTAGAGTTTGATCATGGCATAACGGCTATAGTTGGCCCCAACGGCTCGGGCAAGAGCAATATACTAGAGGCTATAAGATGGGTTCTGGGTGAACAGAGCTATTCCCTACTTAGGAGTAAGAAATCAGAAGATGTAATTTGGGCAGGCAGCCCCGGCAAACCAAGGGCCGGCATGGCTGAAGTAGAGATATCGATTGACAATCACGACAAATCTATTCCTCTACCATATGAAGAGATTAGCATAACGAGACGGGCCTATAGAAGTGGTGAGAACGAATACTTAATAAACGGCAGAAAGGCAAGGTTACGTGATGTCCAAGAGATAGGGGCAATCATTGGTGAATCTTTCACCTTCATAAATCAGGGATCAGTCGATGAAGTGCTGCTGATTAGCCCCGAACATCGTACAGTGCTCCTAGAACAGGCAGCAGATATAACACACCACTTTAAAAGACGGGACGAAACTCTGAAAAGGCTTGCAGAGGTAGAAGATAATCTCAGGCGAGTAGAAGATTTATTGAACGATAGCAGGCCGCGTCTCAAAAGCCTTATCAAGCAAGTAAACAACCTGCGATCAAAAGAAGTCGAAGAGGAAAAGCTAAGGCAGCTATTAGAAGCCTACTATTCCCGGCAAATTCAGGACCTAGAGAGTCAAATAGAGTCAGCTAGGCACAGAAAAGTTCATCTCCAGAATAGGCGTGACCAGATACTGGATCGTTTACCAACACTCGAATCGCAAAAGCGCCTTATAGAGCAGGATATTGAAAAAAGGAAAAACCACATTGAGTGGGTAAACGCCTCCCTAAGAGAGAACAAGGCTCTGATGGCTTCCCTACAGAGGCAGATCGCTGATCTCCAGAAAGACCTAACAGAAAATGAAACCCAAGCAAGAATAACAGAATCCGAGATAGAGCACCTAAAAGCCCAGAAGCTGCAAGTCTTGACCGAGATACACAAACTTGAAGCTGAAATAGAACTTTTGTGCAAGCAAAAGCGACAAGTAGAAACTGAACTGCTAACTCTGGAACAAGGCTCAAGAAACAGTATAGGCAAGAAACAACAGATAGAAAGTTCCATAGCAGGCTTCGAACAAGAACTATCGGAGTTGCAAAGAGAGATAGCTTCTAAGAAGAGGCTAGTGGAAATCCTAACTGAGGAAATAAGTAACTTAGAGAATGAAATAGAGATCCATACTAGCGAGAGGCTTAGTATCCAAGCTCGCAGCGAAGAGATACAAACCAAAAGAAAACACCTAATAGACAGGATACAAGGCACCGAACGAGAGAGGCTAAGATTATTAGAAAAAATCAAAGATGTAAAGCAAAAGATAGGTACAACCAAACGTGAACATCAAGAACTCCAGCAAAGGTACAGCAATCTATCCTTACAGCTGCGAGAAGTACAGTCTAGAGAGAAGATACTCGATGATATCAGCAAGAGCGCTGCTGATATGCAGCCCGGTGTAAGAGAGATTATGCGCGCAAGTGCTTCCGGAGTATTGGGCGGGATATTAGGGCCTGTGGGTAATCTCATATCGGTCCCGGCAGAGCTAGAAACAGCTATAGAAGCAGCAATTGGAACAGGCTTACAGAACGTCATAACCCTAACTTGGCAGGATGCAGAGAAAGCTATCGAATGGCTAAAGATGAAGAAAATTGGCAGAGTAACCTTCCTTCCTATAGACACAGTAACACCACTAAAGGCTTCTCACATACCGAATATCGATGGTGTGGTTGGAATAGCAAGCGAATTAGTAAGCTATCCAGAACAGATAGATAGAGCAATCTCCTACATGCTAGGAAGAATATTAGTCGTACGCGATCTTGGCATAGCGAGACAAGTATTGCCTAGCTCCAGAGGTATTAGCTCAATAGTAACCTTAGAAGGTGAGGTAGTTAGACAAGGAGGTGCCGTTACTGGAGGTAATTTATCTAAAGCGCAAGGAGGGATTCTAGCCAAAAGACGTGAGCTAAAAGAGTCACGCGAAAGGGCAAGAGAGATAGGCCAGAAGCTAGAAGAGGTAAAAGATCAAGCACACAAGCTGGACAACATTCTACAAACACTCAGACAAGAAGAGGACAGTCTCACCAAGGATCTATCGCAATTGGAGCAGAGCTTGCTCAGGGAAAAAGGCTCTGAGAAGTCTTTAGAAGACCAATGTAAGCTGCTTAAAGAGAGACTGGATTGGGTAGAACAACAAATAGAGCGACTCCAAAGAAGACTAAACGAAGCAAATAACAAGCTGCCTCGGGAAAAAGAACAGCTGCATAAGCTTACTGAAAGAGAAAAGGATATCAAAGCCAGAATTAATCAAGAAAGGGAGGCTCTTGGAGAATATGAGAGTAGCATATCTGAGATGGAGGCTAACCTTCTCAGATTATCCTCTTCTCTAGAGACACTTGATAGAGAGCTTGTAAAAACAACTCACAACTTACATGAAAATAAGGCCAGGATCACCAAAATAGATTCTGAGGTAGCTAGTAGGCAGTCGGAGCTAGATGACATTCACAGGCGAATAGAATGCTTGTCACCTCAAGTATCTCACCTGACGAAACAGCTAGATGTTGTATCTAAAGAGATCAGCAGCTTGCAAGAGAAGATAGATGAGGATTCTAACCAAATAGAGTCATTAAGAGAATCCCTTATAACAATCACGAATCAAATAGCCTCATCAAATAATGAGCTCAGCTCTCTAAATGACTCCCTACAAGATGCATGTACCTTGTTAGAACATCTTGAAAGGCAAAAAAGCGACCTTATACATGCATGTCAAAGAGAAACAGGTAAAGCTCCCTCCACTGATATTCAAATTAGTGACGACCTAGGAGATTTGATTAAAAAGATTGAGCAATCAAGACAGAAGATAGCCAGAATAGGACCGGTCAATCCATTAGCCATTGAAGAATATAACCAAGTCCGTGATAGGGTGGATTTTCTCGAATCTCAACTAAGGGATATCAGTAAAGCTAAGCATAACCTAGAAGATCTTATCAACAGGCTGGAGCATGAGATGCAACAGGCATTTCAGGAGACATTCCAGGAAGTATCACAGACCTTTGCCGAGTACTTTGATCGACTCTTTGGAGGTGGCAAGGCAGGTCTAAAGCTAGCCAAGGATGATAAAGATAAGTTAGGAGTTGAAATAGAAGTCCAACTACCAGGTAAAAGAGTCTCAACATTATCGGCATTGTCAGGTGGAGAAAGGGCTTTATGCTCTTGCGCGTTGTTATTAGCACTAATAAAAGATAGTAAAGCCCCCTTCTGCGTTATGGATGAGGTAGATGCAGCGCTTGATGAACGTAACGTTACGAGGTTCTGTGATCTCTTAGAAGAGCTAGCAAGTGACACTCAGTTTATAGTCATCACCCATAACAGGTTCACTGTCGAGAGAGCTAGCAGGATATTTGGAGTAACTCAGGATAAACAGGGTGTTAGTACCGTATTAAGTGTCAGAATGGAAGACTATCTAGCAGCAGATAAGGCTTCCTAA
- a CDS encoding ABC transporter ATP-binding protein — MKAAGPAIVLNNLHFSYGHMPVLREINLDIRHGEMFAVLGPNGSGKTTLLRVISGFLKPSMGDVVIESRSIRAYSRKNLARILGVLPQEQNVLPTWRVREFVSLGRIPYKSRLEFAFRDEDVQAVDRALEMMQIEDIQHRRISSLSEGQKQRVMIAMLLAQEVKIMLLDEPTAHLDMKYKNLVFDALYDIRKSLDITVVACLHDPIIAALYFDRVALLKDGKVYALGSPDDTLNPSILSGVYDTRIKVVQDEEIGVLLAYAVPISRSARDNVNEEAWKG, encoded by the coding sequence ATGAAAGCTGCTGGGCCCGCGATAGTGCTGAACAATCTGCACTTTTCATACGGGCATATGCCTGTGCTGCGAGAGATCAACTTGGATATAAGACATGGCGAGATGTTTGCTGTGCTTGGTCCAAATGGGAGTGGCAAAACAACCCTGCTTAGGGTTATCAGCGGTTTCCTGAAACCTTCTATGGGAGATGTGGTCATAGAATCTAGAAGTATAAGGGCCTATTCTAGGAAGAATCTTGCTAGGATTCTAGGTGTGTTACCACAAGAGCAGAATGTATTGCCCACTTGGAGAGTGAGGGAATTTGTGTCTCTAGGACGTATACCTTATAAGTCACGACTTGAGTTTGCATTTAGAGATGAAGATGTTCAAGCCGTTGATCGCGCTCTGGAGATGATGCAAATTGAGGACATCCAACATAGGCGTATAAGCAGCCTTAGTGAGGGACAGAAACAGCGGGTTATGATCGCTATGCTGTTAGCTCAGGAAGTCAAGATAATGCTTCTGGATGAGCCCACTGCCCATTTGGATATGAAATATAAAAACTTGGTGTTCGACGCATTATACGATATAAGAAAGAGTTTAGATATAACTGTAGTAGCCTGCTTACATGATCCTATCATTGCTGCCCTATATTTCGACCGCGTGGCTTTACTAAAAGATGGTAAAGTTTACGCTCTGGGAAGCCCAGATGATACTCTGAACCCTAGCATTCTATCAGGCGTGTATGACACTCGAATCAAGGTGGTTCAAGACGAAGAAATAGGAGTACTCCTTGCCTATGCTGTCCCGATTAGTCGGTCGGCACGGGATAATGTGAATGAGGAAGCTTGGAAAGGCTAA
- a CDS encoding FecCD family ABC transporter permease, producing MMSSQVQATSSEIRKSYHWLRAGGVISFLVILAFTSIILASAIGSAYISPLQEIRMIAHALGLPVAVTWSESDSAILFQLRMPRVVAAFLVGCGLSSAGLVMQGVFRNPLADPYILGSSSGAGLGAVLAMALALRWNFLGFAPVPLLAFVGAMLSVVLVYIIAGAFGSVDPTRLILAGVAVGSFLGAIMSFIMAFTPLVQSQLKAVFVWLLGGVGVSGWNELRVLLPLFFITILVLFFMSSDLDALTLGDEGASYLGVNVTYTRIALIGLSALLTASAVSVSGLIGFVGLVVPHVMRMAFGPKHAMMIPVTALAGGSFMVIIDLLARVALSPNEVPVGILTAMIGAPFFLFMLRKLGKGYSL from the coding sequence ATGATGAGCAGTCAAGTCCAAGCCACCAGCTCTGAGATTAGAAAGAGTTACCACTGGCTCAGAGCTGGTGGTGTCATATCCTTTCTTGTTATCTTAGCCTTTACATCTATTATCTTGGCGTCAGCTATTGGTTCGGCCTACATTTCACCGCTTCAGGAAATTAGGATGATAGCCCATGCCCTAGGATTACCTGTTGCGGTCACTTGGTCTGAGAGCGATAGCGCTATTTTATTCCAACTTAGGATGCCCCGGGTGGTAGCAGCTTTTCTTGTAGGGTGTGGGTTGTCTTCAGCAGGACTTGTTATGCAAGGGGTGTTCCGAAATCCATTGGCTGACCCTTATATCTTGGGATCATCCTCAGGAGCTGGACTAGGAGCCGTACTTGCAATGGCACTTGCGCTAAGGTGGAATTTTCTTGGATTTGCGCCAGTTCCGCTTCTAGCATTTGTGGGGGCTATGCTATCTGTCGTGTTAGTGTACATAATAGCTGGAGCCTTCGGATCCGTTGATCCTACTCGGCTGATACTAGCTGGCGTAGCTGTAGGATCCTTTCTAGGGGCGATAATGAGCTTTATCATGGCATTTACCCCCTTAGTACAATCCCAGTTGAAAGCGGTATTTGTATGGCTGCTAGGAGGTGTTGGAGTATCAGGTTGGAATGAGCTAAGAGTCTTATTGCCTTTGTTCTTCATTACTATCTTAGTACTGTTTTTCATGTCTTCTGATCTTGATGCACTCACTCTTGGTGATGAAGGCGCTTCTTATCTGGGAGTTAATGTTACCTATACCCGCATTGCCCTCATAGGGTTGTCTGCTTTGCTCACTGCAAGTGCGGTATCTGTTAGTGGGCTTATAGGCTTTGTCGGATTAGTTGTGCCCCATGTCATGAGAATGGCTTTCGGTCCCAAACACGCTATGATGATTCCAGTAACCGCGTTGGCTGGTGGTTCGTTCATGGTAATCATTGATTTGCTAGCTCGTGTAGCTCTCTCTCCAAATGAAGTGCCTGTGGGGATATTAACTGCTATGATCGGAGCTCCGTTCTTCCTGTTCATGCTACGGAAGTTAGGAAAGGGATATTCATTATGA
- a CDS encoding ABC transporter substrate-binding protein, with the protein MVRRLAFLITILTSLALLVVSCGQQNVSSTPTPLASAAPTSPVPSVAETPQSPQEVTPVTSPSPTVTPQNTVTASPTPAATEVPVSGSSENGYPVTYTDATGHKVTLKSQPRRIVSLFPSNNETVFAIGAGDQVIAVDQFTNYPKEAAEKPKIKGTYQKFNIEQIVSLKPDLVLSSLGAEQIIDKPLRDAGITVINTGYPGTIDQVVKHIRGLGRITGHTEEADKLASQLESTVKQVESKTSKLPKVRVYFESDVSTPGKPYTYGAGSLVDQMITIAGGRNIFGNVKNPFPQVSYESIVRRNPQVIILGDVKGFVGPDFLNPTTVEEVKSREGFSTIEAVKKNRVVPVNPDLYTTPGPRLTQAIKQLAAIIHPEVFGER; encoded by the coding sequence GTGGTTAGGCGTCTAGCATTTCTGATTACGATCCTTACTTCTTTAGCCTTGCTGGTAGTCTCCTGTGGACAACAGAACGTTTCCTCAACTCCAACTCCTTTGGCTTCTGCTGCACCAACCTCTCCTGTACCTTCCGTTGCTGAAACTCCACAAAGTCCTCAGGAGGTTACTCCGGTTACATCTCCTTCTCCGACAGTTACACCTCAAAATACGGTCACGGCTTCTCCCACACCAGCAGCTACGGAAGTACCTGTCAGTGGTTCCTCAGAGAACGGGTATCCTGTCACCTATACAGATGCTACTGGCCACAAAGTAACTCTGAAATCTCAGCCTCGTAGAATAGTTTCGCTATTTCCCTCAAATAATGAGACGGTCTTTGCTATCGGTGCAGGTGATCAGGTTATAGCTGTGGATCAGTTTACTAATTACCCCAAGGAGGCTGCCGAGAAGCCTAAGATAAAAGGCACATACCAGAAATTCAATATAGAACAGATAGTTTCTCTAAAACCTGATCTAGTGCTAAGTAGCCTAGGAGCTGAGCAGATAATAGATAAGCCCCTAAGGGATGCTGGTATAACGGTAATCAATACTGGGTATCCCGGTACCATAGACCAGGTGGTAAAGCACATCCGAGGTTTAGGGAGGATTACAGGTCACACTGAGGAGGCGGATAAACTTGCCTCTCAGCTGGAAAGTACTGTCAAACAGGTGGAATCTAAGACTAGCAAACTGCCAAAAGTTAGGGTCTATTTTGAATCAGACGTGAGTACTCCAGGTAAGCCCTATACCTATGGTGCTGGATCTTTGGTTGACCAAATGATAACCATCGCTGGAGGGCGAAACATATTTGGTAACGTTAAGAATCCCTTCCCACAGGTGAGTTATGAGTCTATAGTGAGACGTAATCCTCAGGTAATAATCCTAGGGGATGTCAAGGGCTTTGTAGGTCCTGACTTCCTCAACCCGACCACAGTTGAAGAGGTGAAGAGCAGGGAAGGATTCAGCACTATCGAAGCCGTAAAGAAAAATAGAGTGGTGCCTGTTAACCCTGATCTTTATACAACACCGGGCCCGAGGTTGACTCAAGCTATCAAGCAGCTTGCCGCTATTATTCATCCAGAGGTATTTGGCGAAAGATAG
- the rpmH gene encoding 50S ribosomal protein L34: protein MPKRTYQPKKRVRLREHGFRARMKTLGGRAVIAARRRKGRWRLTASDSKTWK, encoded by the coding sequence GTGCCCAAAAGAACCTATCAACCTAAGAAGAGAGTTCGCTTAAGAGAGCACGGATTCAGGGCCAGGATGAAGACTCTCGGGGGGAGGGCAGTGATAGCTGCTCGCCGCAGGAAGGGTCGCTGGCGCCTTACAGCAAGCGATAGCAAGACCTGGAAATAA
- the rnpA gene encoding ribonuclease P protein component, whose amino-acid sequence MDRLHRLTSSKDWKEVRTRGRCSRSSFATICVLFEGESEKFGFAAAKSIGSVAKRNRAKRRLREAFRQTYKFGSKPCLVIAIAGPECLTMDFQELKSKLAQQLSDLGLPIS is encoded by the coding sequence TTGGATAGGCTGCATCGGCTTACCTCATCAAAAGACTGGAAAGAGGTTAGAACTAGAGGTCGATGCAGCCGTAGTAGTTTTGCTACTATTTGCGTGCTATTTGAAGGCGAGTCAGAGAAGTTTGGGTTTGCAGCTGCCAAATCTATAGGGTCGGTAGCAAAAAGGAATAGAGCGAAACGCAGGCTCAGGGAAGCGTTCAGGCAGACATATAAATTTGGTAGCAAGCCCTGCCTAGTTATAGCTATAGCGGGACCAGAATGTCTAACTATGGATTTCCAAGAACTAAAAAGCAAATTAGCCCAGCAGCTTTCGGATCTAGGGCTGCCTATCTCGTAG
- the yidD gene encoding membrane protein insertion efficiency factor YidD: protein MLKFTALGAIRFYQLTISKALPPSCRFYPSCSQYGYEAIEKYGIFKGGWLTIRRVLRCHPWSKGGFDPVP from the coding sequence ATTCTTAAGTTCACCGCGTTAGGTGCTATAAGATTCTATCAACTTACTATATCAAAAGCCCTCCCTCCGTCATGCCGTTTCTACCCCAGCTGCTCACAATATGGGTATGAAGCTATCGAAAAATATGGTATCTTCAAGGGAGGATGGTTGACCATCAGAAGGGTCTTGAGATGTCACCCTTGGTCAAAAGGTGGGTTCGATCCCGTTCCATGA
- a CDS encoding YidC/Oxa1 family membrane protein insertase has protein sequence MHIPGWNALIQLITDGLLFFQGLTGSTALAIILFTILIKLILLPLSLPSLRNSRKQQQIAPLIKQIYKKHGKDRAAISAETMALYQQYGINPMSGCLPLLIQFPIFLALWRAIIHLSTGSNVGGLLWIDNLARPDHVLPFLAALAQWLQTRMAMQPKDQIIDPQQRSMNSMMQIMPLMVIFIGWNIAAGAVLYWFVSSLFSAVQQYFVTGWGSLVDMFPFLPRKKFPPLEPIKPKEGQPARKSFMQRMQEKALEMQQQQQKLQAQTAAASNASSGSTNRSANEEIIQEAEFHSGIRFTDDAWGLPGAPGTSGSSALAALDAPSKPQQSNKAKKLESKKKKRR, from the coding sequence TTGCATATACCTGGTTGGAATGCACTAATACAGCTGATAACTGATGGATTATTGTTCTTCCAAGGACTTACTGGAAGCACCGCTCTAGCCATAATTCTGTTCACTATTCTCATCAAGCTTATACTCCTACCCCTATCCCTACCATCACTCAGAAACTCCAGAAAGCAACAGCAGATTGCTCCGCTAATCAAGCAAATTTACAAGAAGCATGGCAAGGATAGGGCTGCTATAAGTGCAGAGACTATGGCTTTGTATCAACAGTATGGCATCAACCCTATGAGTGGGTGCTTGCCTCTGCTAATACAATTCCCAATATTCCTTGCCCTGTGGAGAGCAATAATACACCTCAGCACTGGTAGTAACGTTGGAGGACTGCTTTGGATAGATAACCTGGCTAGGCCTGATCATGTCTTACCTTTCCTTGCTGCGCTGGCACAGTGGCTGCAAACCAGGATGGCTATGCAGCCCAAAGATCAAATAATAGATCCTCAACAGCGCAGCATGAACTCCATGATGCAGATAATGCCTCTAATGGTTATATTCATAGGGTGGAACATAGCAGCAGGTGCTGTACTCTACTGGTTCGTATCAAGCTTGTTCAGTGCTGTACAACAGTACTTCGTAACCGGTTGGGGCTCACTAGTGGATATGTTCCCCTTCCTGCCTAGAAAGAAGTTCCCTCCTCTGGAACCTATCAAGCCTAAGGAGGGGCAACCAGCTAGAAAAAGTTTCATGCAAAGAATGCAGGAAAAAGCTCTCGAGATGCAGCAACAGCAGCAAAAGTTACAGGCTCAAACAGCAGCGGCTTCAAATGCCTCTAGCGGTAGCACTAATCGCAGTGCCAACGAAGAGATCATTCAGGAAGCCGAATTTCACAGTGGGATAAGATTCACTGATGATGCTTGGGGGCTGCCTGGGGCACCTGGTACTTCAGGCAGTAGTGCTCTGGCTGCACTAGATGCACCTTCTAAGCCACAACAGTCAAATAAAGCCAAAAAGCTTGAATCGAAGAAAAAAAAGAGAAGATAA
- the jag gene encoding RNA-binding cell elongation regulator Jag/EloR, whose translation MERPEKVEISATSVEDAIQLALEQLGKSRDEVDIKVLRYPNEPDEHGFITDEALVSVSVKSSTSELPEDQEAEKIKHLLTPDERETVANLGQEVMSDILHHLNLIASCKINQRSLRPDQAESPVVLEVEGEDLGILIGRKGDNLDDVQFVLNHIVQKKVGYWPNLLLDVAGYRKRREAVLREMAKRAAARVVRTRQPYSFEPMPPRERRIIHLTLSRDNRVRSESSGEGDARHVVVYPNPRRPNAGNRRKA comes from the coding sequence TTGGAGAGGCCTGAGAAAGTCGAGATCTCGGCTACTTCTGTGGAGGATGCAATACAGCTTGCCTTGGAACAGCTAGGCAAGTCAAGAGATGAAGTAGATATAAAAGTCCTAAGATATCCAAACGAACCTGACGAGCACGGCTTTATAACGGACGAAGCTCTCGTATCAGTTAGCGTCAAGAGCAGCACTTCCGAGCTGCCAGAAGATCAAGAAGCTGAGAAGATTAAACACCTGCTTACACCTGATGAAAGAGAGACTGTTGCCAATCTCGGGCAGGAAGTCATGAGCGACATTCTGCATCACCTAAATCTGATTGCAAGTTGCAAAATCAACCAAAGGAGTTTAAGGCCAGACCAAGCCGAGTCTCCAGTAGTTCTCGAAGTAGAGGGAGAGGATCTAGGGATACTCATTGGTAGAAAGGGAGATAACCTAGATGATGTCCAGTTTGTGCTGAATCACATAGTCCAGAAGAAGGTAGGTTACTGGCCAAACTTACTACTTGATGTAGCAGGATACAGAAAGAGAAGAGAAGCAGTCCTCAGAGAAATGGCCAAGAGGGCAGCTGCACGCGTCGTCAGAACAAGGCAACCTTACAGCTTCGAACCTATGCCCCCTAGAGAGAGAAGAATTATTCACCTAACTCTTTCCCGAGATAATAGAGTGAGATCTGAAAGCTCCGGAGAAGGGGACGCGAGGCACGTAGTTGTTTATCCCAATCCTAGGAGACCTAATGCCGGCAACAGAAGAAAGGCCTGA